GAGATATCGGTTGTACGGAGTATTCAGGGGGCAATTCCGCGTAGTGATAGAGAAAAGCGCCATCAATTTGATCAAGCTCTAAGCGTTTTTGGAGCACCATGGGGGTATCTGAATAGATTTCGAGTTCGACATCGCTGTGGAGCTGCCGAAATTGATGCATTGCCTGATTAATTTCTCCTTGCCATAACACGAAGTCAGGTGCGCCGAGTGTCAGTGAACCATATTCAGTATGGCTAAATTGACGCACCCGATCATTGGCATCATCAATCTGCCTGATAATGCCGCCTAACTGCTTTTGGTAGAATTTCCCAGTACGATTTAAGCGTAATCCTTTCGGTAACCTATCAAACAGTTGGAGGCCTAGTTCTTCTTCTAATTCCTTAATTTTTCTTGAAACCGCAGGCTGGGTGACATGAACTTTTTGCGCGGCTAATCGTAGGTTTTGCGTTTCAGCGACGGCTAAAAAATATTTAAGGTGGCGTAACTCCATACATGTATTTCTCTATTGGTATCGGTTGATAACGATATATCAATTCTATTGATATTAAATA
This DNA window, taken from Vibrio palustris, encodes the following:
- a CDS encoding LysR family transcriptional regulator, with the translated sequence MELRHLKYFLAVAETQNLRLAAQKVHVTQPAVSRKIKELEEELGLQLFDRLPKGLRLNRTGKFYQKQLGGIIRQIDDANDRVRQFSHTEYGSLTLGAPDFVLWQGEINQAMHQFRQLHSDVELEIYSDTPMVLQKRLELDQIDGAFLYHYAELPPEYSVQPISQDKLMLAYPVSWDTVLPSSITIEELNQLPAVRLPRSVDPYYYDWLEAIFHNIGWEPNVVEWAHGESTMLGLVATGSGVAIVNERHFTRPSPMIQAISLDVLSNTSPLSFVYKNTSDNPALMQFLHLLTN